Proteins encoded together in one Candidatus Thermoplasmatota archaeon window:
- a CDS encoding MFS transporter — MPPYTDAERERGQRIMVAEGVFARSMDALTGGVVLAAFAVTLGASELEIGLLAAIPFLAQFAYVPAVFLLARTRDRRPLTVASTLVARSVLLAVAAVPFLDSGLSPLSALVLLYAGYATLSMVAGASWQVWVRDLVPRASFGAYFGRRMSILTAVGLAATLLAGQFVAHFSEAFPGRTVEGFAILYVVGALLGYASSSLLAVAPSKRLPGTDPAGLSALRVPFSERNFRRVILFLSAWGFAANLALPFLAVLLLRGLGYGLDVVTGLAAASMVGNILGFRLWAPLSDRFGNKPVLGLCASLFLTSMLAVALLPKDLGAWTLAAFAILHPLLGVATSGLDLCGNNVVLKLAPDDRVPGYLAAASVAKALAAGFAPIVGGVLAGVAAGRAFEVRLAFGGPEEEAVVTALRFSGLDFVFLASFALGLYALHRLLGFEEEGEAPPEAVVRAMRRDVGQVSTVAGMRQFAHLASYVVDACYRLDKRMAGVTGRKPP, encoded by the coding sequence TTGCCACCGTACACGGACGCCGAGCGCGAGCGCGGTCAACGCATCATGGTGGCCGAGGGCGTCTTCGCGCGTTCCATGGACGCCCTCACGGGCGGCGTGGTGCTCGCGGCCTTTGCCGTCACGCTTGGGGCAAGCGAGCTTGAGATCGGCCTTTTGGCGGCCATCCCGTTCCTCGCCCAGTTCGCCTACGTTCCCGCGGTCTTCCTCCTCGCCCGCACCCGCGACCGTCGCCCCCTCACGGTCGCCTCGACGCTCGTGGCCCGCTCGGTGCTCCTTGCCGTGGCCGCCGTGCCGTTCCTCGATTCCGGCCTCTCGCCGCTGTCCGCGCTCGTCCTCCTGTACGCCGGCTACGCGACGCTTTCCATGGTGGCCGGCGCGTCGTGGCAGGTGTGGGTCCGCGACCTCGTGCCGCGCGCGAGCTTTGGCGCCTACTTCGGGCGCCGCATGAGCATCCTCACGGCCGTCGGCCTTGCGGCCACGCTTCTGGCCGGCCAGTTCGTGGCCCACTTCTCGGAGGCGTTCCCAGGCCGCACGGTCGAAGGCTTTGCGATCCTGTACGTCGTGGGCGCGCTCCTTGGCTACGCGAGCTCGTCGCTCCTTGCCGTCGCGCCCTCGAAACGGCTCCCCGGCACGGACCCCGCGGGCCTCTCGGCGCTGCGGGTACCGTTTTCCGAGCGCAACTTCCGCCGCGTCATCCTCTTCCTCTCCGCGTGGGGCTTTGCCGCCAACCTCGCCCTCCCGTTCCTCGCCGTTCTCCTCCTGCGCGGCCTCGGCTACGGCCTCGACGTCGTCACCGGCCTTGCGGCCGCGTCCATGGTCGGCAACATCCTCGGCTTCCGCCTCTGGGCGCCCCTGTCCGACCGGTTCGGCAACAAGCCCGTGCTCGGCCTTTGCGCAAGCCTGTTCCTCACCTCCATGCTCGCCGTCGCGCTCCTTCCCAAGGACCTCGGCGCGTGGACGCTTGCGGCCTTTGCCATCCTCCACCCGCTCCTTGGCGTCGCCACCTCGGGCCTTGACCTGTGCGGCAACAACGTCGTCCTCAAGCTCGCCCCGGACGATCGCGTGCCCGGCTACCTTGCGGCCGCAAGCGTGGCCAAGGCGCTTGCCGCCGGCTTTGCGCCCATCGTGGGCGGCGTCCTTGCGGGCGTCGCGGCCGGGCGCGCATTCGAGGTGCGCCTGGCCTTCGGTGGCCCCGAGGAGGAGGCCGTGGTCACGGCGCTCCGGTTCTCCGGCCTCGACTTCGTCTTCCTCGCCTCGTTTGCCCTTGGCCTCTACGCCTTGCACCGATTGCTCGGGTTCGAGGAGGAAGGCGAGGCGCCGCCCGAAGCCGTCGTGCGCGCCATGCGCCGCGACGTCGGGCAAGTGAGCACCGTGGCGGGCATGCGGCAGTTCGCCCACCTGGCAAGCTACGTCGTCGACGCGTGCTACCGGCTGGACAAGCGGATGGCCGGCGTCACGGGCCGCAAGCCGCCCTGA
- a CDS encoding phospholipase D-like domain-containing protein has protein sequence MRAPARATLVLLLAAAGASGAAEETLRATVVPESVPVDGTPFAIRVEALGAPGRTIEVKAWLGGPDWMASRTWDGSAWVRSDRYVVALPVDGAGRAEGWVHVRANPESANADRLAQAELEVGVRARGGEVVLVKVQPAGPDAPFVQGIANRAGVLVAERDGRVVWTQTLGFDERLEYRAPAGAELAIADDSGAREPLVHRWPPPMAPRFLLDAFSPRAPEFVRVANAGEEPARLAGVALHVGARRIELPDETLAPGATWVLASGADAYSAATLERADHVADLRLPDTGAALRLTWLSRELDRVHYGKTPPHEGWVGDPLPVPPLHRHHARDARADTNRSADFVQPPPRVARADVDASPFWAEQAEVATEPAARFALLTRVMDAARGQLRVAGYTFTSPVVAHQVADAAARGVNVTVLLDASPVGGLSQDQTRVLDALASRGVTIRLVASTPRVSAMHAKYVVADDRLALVGSENFGPGGFPSAGEGNVGHVVALHGREPAQFFAAVFDADADPRRSDVASWTLRGTKAELVGGVATADASVASNGVLVQPIVSPERSLPHVLALLAGARHSIDLAQLQLPLRWGDVENPVFQALAEAAARGVRVRGVLAWDDAANAAAARAFANLSAQGFDVDVRLAPCCARVHAKTVVVDEARALVGSLNLGRASFEDNREVAVVLHDERVAGALSNAIRTAAEGAPVPGRDEGLWIVAPCLALAVWALWREHRGLRPRRRRPRKLLKTTLALPRR, from the coding sequence GTGCGAGCGCCAGCGCGGGCCACGCTCGTTCTTCTGCTGGCTGCCGCCGGCGCCTCCGGCGCGGCCGAGGAGACGCTGCGTGCGACGGTCGTCCCCGAATCCGTTCCCGTCGACGGCACGCCTTTTGCGATCCGCGTCGAGGCGCTTGGCGCGCCGGGCCGCACGATCGAGGTCAAGGCGTGGCTGGGGGGCCCCGACTGGATGGCCTCCCGCACGTGGGACGGCTCCGCGTGGGTCCGTTCGGACCGCTACGTCGTCGCGCTGCCGGTCGATGGCGCCGGGCGGGCGGAAGGTTGGGTCCACGTGCGCGCCAACCCGGAATCGGCAAACGCGGACCGGTTGGCCCAAGCGGAGCTTGAAGTGGGCGTGCGGGCGCGGGGCGGGGAAGTCGTCCTGGTCAAGGTTCAGCCCGCCGGGCCCGACGCGCCGTTTGTCCAAGGCATCGCCAACCGCGCGGGCGTGCTCGTCGCGGAGCGGGACGGTCGCGTCGTCTGGACGCAGACGCTTGGATTCGACGAGCGTCTCGAGTACCGCGCGCCTGCGGGCGCCGAGCTGGCGATCGCTGACGATTCCGGCGCCCGGGAGCCTCTTGTCCATCGTTGGCCGCCGCCGATGGCCCCGCGGTTCCTGCTCGACGCGTTCTCGCCCCGCGCTCCCGAGTTCGTTCGCGTCGCAAACGCGGGCGAGGAGCCCGCGCGCCTGGCCGGCGTCGCTCTCCACGTGGGAGCCCGCCGGATCGAGCTTCCTGACGAGACGCTCGCGCCCGGCGCAACGTGGGTTCTCGCGTCCGGCGCCGACGCGTACTCGGCGGCGACGCTGGAGAGGGCCGACCACGTTGCCGACCTGCGGCTGCCCGACACGGGCGCGGCGCTGCGCTTGACGTGGTTGTCCCGTGAGCTCGACCGCGTGCACTATGGCAAGACGCCTCCCCACGAAGGCTGGGTCGGCGATCCGCTGCCCGTTCCGCCGTTGCACCGCCATCACGCCCGCGACGCGCGGGCCGACACGAACCGATCGGCCGACTTCGTGCAACCCCCGCCCCGGGTCGCCCGCGCCGACGTGGACGCGTCGCCGTTTTGGGCCGAGCAGGCGGAGGTCGCGACGGAGCCGGCGGCGCGATTTGCGCTCCTCACGCGCGTGATGGACGCGGCCCGCGGGCAGCTTCGCGTCGCCGGCTACACCTTCACGAGCCCCGTCGTGGCGCACCAGGTGGCCGACGCGGCGGCGCGGGGCGTGAACGTCACGGTTCTCCTCGATGCAAGCCCCGTGGGGGGGCTCTCGCAAGACCAAACGCGCGTCCTCGACGCGTTGGCCTCGCGGGGCGTGACGATTCGGCTCGTCGCCTCGACGCCGCGCGTTTCGGCCATGCACGCGAAGTACGTCGTGGCCGACGACCGCCTCGCTCTCGTGGGAAGCGAGAACTTCGGGCCCGGCGGCTTCCCGTCCGCGGGCGAGGGCAACGTGGGACACGTGGTCGCCCTTCACGGCCGCGAGCCGGCCCAATTCTTCGCGGCGGTCTTCGACGCCGACGCGGATCCCCGCCGATCCGACGTCGCGTCGTGGACCCTCCGGGGAACGAAGGCGGAGCTGGTGGGCGGCGTCGCCACCGCGGACGCGAGCGTCGCAAGCAACGGCGTGCTCGTCCAGCCGATCGTCTCCCCCGAGCGCTCGCTCCCGCACGTCCTGGCGCTTCTGGCCGGCGCCCGCCACTCGATCGACCTTGCGCAGCTGCAGCTGCCCTTGCGATGGGGCGACGTGGAGAATCCCGTGTTCCAAGCGCTTGCGGAAGCGGCCGCGCGGGGAGTCCGCGTGAGGGGCGTTCTCGCCTGGGACGACGCGGCAAACGCCGCCGCGGCCCGCGCGTTTGCCAACCTTTCGGCCCAGGGCTTCGACGTGGACGTGCGCCTGGCCCCCTGCTGCGCAAGGGTGCACGCGAAGACGGTCGTGGTCGACGAGGCCCGCGCGCTCGTGGGGAGCCTCAACCTCGGTCGCGCGAGCTTCGAGGACAACCGCGAAGTCGCCGTCGTGCTGCATGACGAGCGTGTCGCGGGCGCCCTTTCAAACGCGATCCGGACGGCGGCCGAGGGCGCCCCCGTGCCCGGGAGGGACGAGGGGCTGTGGATCGTCGCGCCGTGCTTGGCGCTTGCCGTCTGGGCGCTCTGGCGCGAGCACCGCGGCTTGCGCCCGCGCCGGAGGCGCCCGCGAAAGCTTTTAAAAACCACCCTGGCTCTCCCCCGCCGATGA
- the larB gene encoding nickel pincer cofactor biosynthesis protein LarB, with amino-acid sequence MSPPTSREFLDVGDFARLDLGRGLRTGIPEIVLAEGKSDAHLREIVAAFTREGGRVLVSRLAPERLPLVEACGAPVRYEERARLAVAGAGRARRTGGTVVILAGGTADVPVCEEARVVAQELGCEVQTAYDVGVAGLRRLFGALPLLEGADAVVVAAGREGTLPAIVAGLSPAPVIGLPVSVGYGVGGGGQAALYSMLQSCAPLTLVNVDAGVVAGACAAQIANRAALARRRAAPAPEAVP; translated from the coding sequence ATGAGCCCCCCGACGTCCCGCGAGTTCCTCGACGTGGGCGACTTCGCGCGCCTGGACCTTGGCCGCGGCCTTCGCACGGGCATCCCCGAGATCGTCCTTGCCGAGGGGAAGTCGGACGCGCATCTCCGGGAGATCGTCGCGGCGTTCACTCGGGAGGGCGGGCGCGTCCTCGTCTCGCGCCTTGCGCCCGAGCGCCTGCCGCTCGTCGAGGCTTGCGGCGCTCCCGTCCGGTACGAGGAGCGGGCTCGCCTGGCCGTCGCGGGCGCGGGACGCGCGCGGCGGACCGGGGGCACCGTCGTCATCCTCGCCGGCGGCACGGCCGACGTTCCGGTCTGCGAGGAGGCCCGCGTCGTGGCCCAGGAGCTCGGCTGCGAGGTGCAGACGGCCTATGACGTCGGCGTGGCGGGGCTTCGTCGCTTGTTCGGGGCCCTTCCGCTTCTGGAAGGGGCCGACGCGGTCGTCGTCGCCGCCGGGCGCGAGGGGACCCTCCCCGCGATCGTCGCGGGGCTCTCGCCGGCGCCCGTGATCGGTCTTCCCGTTTCGGTGGGCTACGGCGTCGGCGGGGGTGGCCAGGCCGCGCTCTACTCGATGCTCCAGTCGTGCGCGCCTCTTACGCTTGTCAACGTCGACGCCGGCGTCGTCGCTGGCGCTTGCGCCGCGCAGATCGCCAACCGGGCCGCGCTCGCCCGCCGGCGCGCGGCGCCCGCCCCGGAGGCCGTCCCGTGA
- a CDS encoding AarF/UbiB family protein gives MRGTVAKLRRGVRITGIVLEHNLLGQLKGLAGELSRNGDGEVRIPPEMPRKIREMMEAMGPTYIKMGQLLASRPDLVPKAFVDEFANMYDHVTPSAFPEVKALLESELGRPLEEVFSEFDPNPIASASIGQVHTARLRNGEKVAVKVQHPGIEEDVRLDFEIMKPLVRFIENLFASTRLFQPSDHLSEIQKMLDRELDYRHEARHHLQVYENFRDDPEVKIAKLYRNHSTRRVLVFEFIEGIHPSEVDADRLREMGYEGAKLARIITRAMAKMIFADRLFHADPSPGNLFIVGPTQVAFLDFGATGHVSRRRAERVMQLISGFVRDDVDDIAQALLELCNVLGEVDYATLKRDVERVLEYEEAQGLHVGDPVVMEMVSEIALRNNMLLPPDFFLVNRALFQMEGLCQKLMPAYDIVEELLPHVLRYTQKDYFSGDVQKELLRDAALEYAEMLRTFPRRVNSVVRKIEQDRLQVRMEWTGMREFAAGAERRTLRLSATVLLSAFLVALSLASLSQSGEVLTNVAFFGVLAVLAWAFVMLYFGETR, from the coding sequence ATGCGTGGGACCGTCGCGAAGCTGCGCCGGGGCGTCCGGATCACGGGCATCGTCCTCGAGCACAACCTGCTGGGGCAGCTCAAGGGCCTCGCGGGGGAGCTCTCGCGCAACGGCGACGGCGAGGTGCGCATCCCGCCCGAGATGCCCCGCAAGATCCGCGAGATGATGGAGGCCATGGGCCCCACGTACATCAAGATGGGTCAGCTCCTGGCAAGCCGCCCCGATCTTGTCCCGAAGGCCTTCGTGGACGAGTTTGCCAACATGTACGACCACGTGACGCCTTCGGCCTTCCCCGAGGTGAAGGCTCTCCTCGAATCCGAGCTTGGGCGGCCCCTCGAGGAGGTCTTCTCCGAGTTCGACCCGAATCCCATCGCCTCCGCGTCCATCGGGCAGGTGCACACGGCGCGCCTGCGCAACGGCGAGAAGGTGGCCGTCAAGGTCCAACATCCGGGGATCGAGGAGGACGTGCGCCTCGACTTCGAGATCATGAAGCCGCTTGTGCGCTTCATCGAGAACCTCTTCGCCTCCACGCGCCTGTTTCAGCCCTCCGACCACCTCTCCGAGATCCAGAAGATGCTCGACCGCGAACTCGACTACCGACACGAGGCGCGGCACCACCTCCAAGTCTACGAGAACTTCCGCGACGACCCCGAGGTCAAGATCGCCAAGCTGTACCGCAACCACTCGACGCGCCGCGTGCTCGTGTTCGAGTTCATCGAGGGCATCCACCCGAGCGAGGTGGACGCCGACCGCCTGCGCGAGATGGGCTACGAGGGCGCCAAGCTTGCCCGCATCATCACGCGCGCCATGGCGAAGATGATCTTCGCCGACCGGCTCTTCCACGCGGACCCTTCGCCGGGCAACCTCTTCATCGTCGGCCCCACGCAGGTCGCCTTCCTCGACTTTGGCGCGACGGGCCACGTGTCCCGCCGGCGCGCCGAGCGCGTGATGCAGCTCATCAGCGGGTTCGTCCGCGACGACGTGGACGACATCGCGCAGGCGCTCCTCGAGCTTTGCAACGTGCTCGGCGAGGTCGACTACGCGACGCTCAAGCGCGACGTGGAGCGCGTGCTCGAGTACGAGGAGGCCCAGGGCCTCCACGTGGGCGACCCGGTCGTCATGGAGATGGTAAGCGAAATCGCGCTTCGAAACAACATGCTCCTGCCGCCCGACTTCTTCCTGGTGAACCGCGCTCTCTTCCAAATGGAGGGGCTCTGCCAGAAGCTCATGCCCGCGTACGACATCGTGGAGGAGCTCCTGCCCCACGTCCTTCGCTACACGCAGAAGGACTACTTCTCGGGCGACGTGCAGAAGGAGCTGCTTCGCGACGCCGCGCTCGAGTACGCCGAGATGCTTCGGACGTTCCCGCGCCGCGTGAACTCGGTCGTGCGCAAGATCGAGCAGGACCGGCTCCAGGTGCGGATGGAGTGGACGGGCATGCGCGAGTTTGCCGCGGGCGCCGAGCGGCGGACGCTTCGGCTCTCGGCCACGGTCCTCCTCTCCGCGTTCCTCGTCGCGCTCTCCCTCGCCTCGCTGTCGCAGAGCGGGGAGGTTCTGACAAACGTCGCGTTCTTTGGCGTGCTCGCCGTGCTCGCGTGGGCGTTTGTCATGCTGTACTTTGGCGAGACGCGCTGA
- a CDS encoding bis(5'-nucleosyl)-tetraphosphatase, producing the protein MVHELSCGAVIFRRRQSVEFLLLRHPGGHWDFPKGHVEKGETDLQAAQREIMEETGIPPSRLRFDDEFLRENRYSFRRGRQTITKTVKYFLAESVTGDVRLSDEHTGYAWLPFREAHEQITYENAKRILEAAWTAIRAKGLHKV; encoded by the coding sequence GTGGTCCACGAGCTTTCCTGCGGCGCCGTCATCTTCCGGCGCCGGCAATCGGTCGAGTTCCTGCTCCTGCGTCACCCGGGCGGCCACTGGGATTTCCCCAAGGGCCACGTGGAGAAAGGCGAGACCGACCTCCAGGCGGCGCAACGGGAGATCATGGAGGAGACGGGCATCCCGCCCTCCCGCCTGCGCTTTGACGACGAGTTCCTGCGCGAGAACCGCTACTCCTTCCGCCGCGGGCGGCAGACCATCACGAAGACGGTGAAGTACTTCCTCGCCGAGTCGGTGACCGGCGACGTCCGCCTGTCGGACGAGCACACGGGCTACGCGTGGCTGCCCTTCCGCGAGGCGCACGAGCAGATCACCTACGAGAACGCAAAACGCATCCTCGAAGCGGCCTGGACGGCCATCCGCGCCAAGGGCCTGCACAAGGTGTAG
- a CDS encoding Glu/Leu/Phe/Val dehydrogenase produces the protein MATTESSNPREIAQRQLEKAAKILNLEPSTLNVLSHPKLVLEVGLPVRMDDGSVKVFTGYRSQYNDARGPYKGGIRYHPQVTRDEVIALSAWMTWKCAVVDIPFGGGKGGIIVDPHKLSKGELERLTRRYAAAITPIIGPAKDIPAPDVYTDGQIMSWIMDTYSMMTGARTPHVITGKPLEVGGSKGRDQATARGTLLTAREAFRAKKLDPARATIAIQGFGNAGQNCAVLAKEILGGGKVIAVSDSKGGIYNSEGFDVAKLVAHKAKTGSVTGFPGAKAITNEEILEVNCDLLIPAALENQITASNAARIKAKIVCEAANGPTTPEADEILYKNGVTVVPDILANAGGVTVSYFEWVQGFNWYPWSAEQVNERLEEKMVRAFHDVWQISQDKKVHMRTGAYCLAVSRVAKSLSILGVWP, from the coding sequence ATGGCCACCACCGAGAGCTCCAACCCCCGAGAGATCGCGCAACGTCAGCTCGAGAAGGCCGCCAAGATCCTCAACCTCGAGCCGAGCACGCTAAACGTGCTCTCGCACCCGAAGCTTGTCCTGGAGGTGGGCCTGCCCGTCCGCATGGACGACGGCTCCGTCAAGGTCTTCACGGGCTACCGCTCGCAGTACAACGACGCGCGCGGCCCCTACAAGGGCGGGATCCGGTACCATCCCCAGGTCACGCGCGACGAGGTCATCGCCCTCTCGGCCTGGATGACGTGGAAGTGCGCCGTGGTGGACATTCCCTTCGGCGGCGGCAAGGGCGGCATCATCGTCGATCCGCACAAGCTCTCGAAGGGAGAGCTCGAGCGCCTGACGCGCCGCTACGCGGCGGCCATCACGCCGATCATCGGCCCGGCCAAGGACATTCCGGCCCCGGACGTGTACACGGACGGGCAGATCATGAGCTGGATCATGGACACGTACTCCATGATGACCGGGGCCCGCACGCCCCACGTGATCACCGGGAAGCCCCTGGAGGTCGGAGGCTCGAAGGGCCGGGACCAGGCGACCGCGCGCGGCACGCTCCTCACGGCCCGCGAGGCCTTCCGCGCCAAGAAGCTCGATCCCGCCCGCGCGACGATCGCGATCCAGGGCTTCGGGAACGCCGGCCAGAACTGCGCGGTGCTCGCCAAGGAGATCCTCGGCGGCGGCAAGGTCATCGCCGTGTCCGATTCCAAGGGCGGCATCTACAACTCCGAGGGATTCGACGTCGCGAAGCTTGTCGCCCACAAGGCGAAGACGGGCTCCGTCACGGGCTTCCCCGGCGCCAAGGCGATCACGAACGAGGAGATCCTCGAGGTCAACTGCGACCTTCTCATCCCCGCGGCGCTCGAAAACCAGATCACGGCGTCCAACGCGGCGCGCATCAAGGCGAAGATCGTCTGCGAGGCGGCCAACGGCCCCACGACGCCCGAGGCCGACGAGATCCTCTACAAGAACGGCGTCACGGTCGTGCCCGACATCCTGGCCAACGCCGGCGGCGTCACGGTCTCGTACTTCGAATGGGTCCAGGGCTTCAACTGGTACCCCTGGTCGGCCGAGCAGGTGAACGAGCGCCTCGAGGAGAAGATGGTGCGCGCCTTCCACGACGTCTGGCAGATCAGCCAGGACAAGAAGGTCCACATGCGCACGGGCGCGTACTGCCTGGCCGTGAGCCGCGTGGCAAAGTCGCTCAGCATTCTGGGCGTCTGGCCGTAA